One Anthonomus grandis grandis chromosome 12, icAntGran1.3, whole genome shotgun sequence DNA window includes the following coding sequences:
- the LOC126742714 gene encoding uncharacterized protein LOC126742714, giving the protein MVLNQAQNMKEEQDYRVEVSAGAYWKPLPATRIYEATVPLTYETEWTEDTDDHTMDVGNLKCSQLQTNECFVINSINGLNKAFFKELTLLNEHWGIAPLRNNEPSKREKRSLDFIGSGLSWCCGVATLQKLNMVENSDDEIRKRLDTMSQGLSDTVKQMSENSKHFQDYEKLVAATFSDTELRIKSIERFTKQLENKVANMTNEQELLIMTNLYNGYLNLKRMVLLVRTLRRQAIVNSCRHHKIPAEIVNPQVLKKDLEDFESKIANSEQGLAIPTSELAAYFEMPICDCSFTKSSIYVHIKIPIIKKNRNWQLLELITTPFAWYNQTCIIRHQPLYIAVSKNGNNEGDLRQISGTGLHECKPYQNKLCYLPRFSADILQGPECAKILYQGATVKELSQYCPMDCHSATSMTISEIKDETYVITHPKQDMTISCDKSKPQKLDTTLARQGSIKIFLPCKCHLSVGNAVIIPENFPCPENITTNAIVTHIIPATWSNLNSYILNPNIISTPPLYKNISECLNTNWTLEIPHLNLTSSDNTLKNILKSVEKNYPNVITYGDTHSFHGDSFFLIWNITISILVAYILIKQNRIAIVAAVPQIRGEIDCHEKSSSTSVNHEALYIIIYTSCLLFLLFLFTYILYITLRYFKNKPKNSTTTQNPMSIRNAKTFDETILYPIPDPGNDPEPSVEPNAMSRFRLDIKNSASLLSLSPGKKVDASIERIEIE; this is encoded by the coding sequence ATGGTGCTAAATCAGGCGCAGAACatgaaggaagaacaagatTACAGAGTTGAGGTAAGCGCGGGAGCTTATTGGAAACCACTCCCAGCGACAAGAATCTATGAAGCTACAGTACCATTGACATATGAAACGGAATGGACCGAGGATACCGATGACCACACGATGGATGTAGGAAATCTCAAATGCAGCCAATTGCAAACGAACGAATGCTTCgtaataaatagtataaatgGACTAAATAAAGCATTCTTCAAAGAATTAACTTTACTTAACGAACACTGGGGCATAGCACCACTAAGAAACAACGAACCATCTAAGAGAGAGAAGAGGTCTCTAGACTTTATAGGCTCAGGATTATCATGGTGTTGCGGAGTGGCAACAttgcaaaaactaaatatggTCGAAAACTCAGATGACGAGATCAGGAAAAGGCTAGACACAATGTCACAAGGACTGTCCGATACCGTAAAACAAATGAGCGAAAACTCCAAACACTTTCAAGACTATGAGAAATTAGTCGCAGCAACGTTCTCGGACACGGAGCTAAGGATAAAGAGCATAGAGAGGTTCACTAAACAACTGGAAAATAAGGTGGCAAATATGACAAACGAACAGGAATTACTAATAATGACAAACCTCTATAACGGATAtctaaacctaaaaaggatGGTATTACTAGTAAGGACTCTCAGGAGACAGGCTATCGTAAATTCATGTAGACACCATAAAATACCGGCGGAAATTGTCAACCCGCAAGTCCTAAAAAAGGATCTGGAGGATTTCGAGTCAAAAATCGCAAATTCAGAACAAGGACTGGCCATCCCTACATCTGAACTAGCAGCATACTTCGAAATGCCCATATGTGACTGTTCCTTTACAAAATCAAGTATATATGTTcacataaaaattccaataattaagaaaaacagaaattggCAACTACTAGAGTTAATAACCACACCCTTTGCTTGGTATAACCAGACCTGTATTATACGCCACCAACCGCTATACATTGCAGTGTCCAAAAACGGAAATAACGAGGGCGACTTAAGACAAATATCGGGGACAGGCCTACACGAATGTAAGCcataccaaaataaattatgctatTTACCCAGATTCTCAGCAGACATCCTACAAGGGCCTGAATGTGCGAAAATCCTATATCAAGGGGCAACAGTAAAAGAACTAAGCCAATACTGCCCAATGGACTGCCACTCAGCAACATCGATGACAATATCCGAAATTAAAGACGAAACTTATGTCATTACCCACCCGAAACAGGACATGACCATCTCTTGTGATAAAAGTAAGCCTCAGAAATTAGACACGACATTAGCACGTCAAGGCTCTATCAAAATTTTCCTCCCATGCAAATGCCACCTCAGCGTAGGCAATGCAGTTATTATACCTGAAAATTTCCCTTGTCCAGAAAACATCACTACCAATGCAATAGTAACCCACATAATACCTGCAACCTGGTCAAATCTAAATTCCTATATCCTCAATCCCAACATTATTAGTACCCCACCACTCTACAAAAACATTTCCGAATGCCTAAATACAAATTGGACACTAGAGATACCCCATCTTAACCTCACATCCAGCGATAACaccttaaaaaacattctaaaaTCAGTAGAGAAAAACTATCCAAATGTAATCACTTATGGTGATACACATAGCTTTCACGGGGactcattttttctaatttggaaCATAACCATTTCAATCTTGGTAGCATACAtcctaattaaacaaaatagaatAGCAATAGTAGCGGCAGTTCCACAAATACGTGGAGAAATAGACTGTCATGAAAAAAGCTCCTCAACAAGTGTTAATCACGAGGCtctctatataataatttacactTCATGTTTACTTTTCCTTCTAttcttatttacttatattttatatataacgcTCAGATACttcaaaaacaaaccaaaaaattcaACTACAACCCAAAATCCCATGTCCATTAGAAATGCAAAAACATTTGACGAAACAATATTATACCCAATCCCCGACCCAGGCAATGACCCCGAACCGAGCGTCGAACCAAACGCCATGTCAAGGTTCCGgctagatataaaaaatagtgcTAGCCTTTTATCACTGTCCCCTGGTAAAAAAGTAGATGCTAGTATAGAACGCATCGAAATAgaataa